CAATCCGCTGGATAATATTACCTTTGAAGAGTATATGGAAGAGGTAACCCTGCGGCTGAAGGCTGTTCTTCCCCAGTATGAGAGCCGTGAAGCCCAGGAGCTGATGATCCATGAGGTCATTACAGCGCTTGAGCAGGACAAGCATCTGCTGATTGAAGCGGGAACCGGCACCGGTAAATCGCTGGGTTATTTGCTTCCGGCCATCTACCATAGTGTGAAAAGTGATCAGAAGGTGATGGTCAGCACTCATACCATTAACCTTCAGGACCAGCTGCGTGAGCGGGATATTCCGCTCTTGACCAGCGTTGTGCCGTTCCCGTTCAAGGCCTCCATCTTTAAGGGAAGAGGGCACTATTTGTGTCTTCGCAAGTTCGAGCATAGAATGAACAAAAAGGACTTTACAAGTCCAAGAGAAGAGGCTCTTACCGCTGCACAAATGCTCGTATGGCTAACCCAGACGACAACCGGCGATGATGAGGAGCTTAACTTAAGCGGACGGGGCGGCGATTTCTGGGAGACTGTAGCCAGTGATACCGACTCCTGCCTGGGACGCGCCTGTCCCTGGTTCCGCAAATGCTATTACCACCGCGCTAAGCATGAAGCCGGGATCTCCGATGTAGTGGTCACCAATCACTCCAAGCTGTTCGCAGATGTCAAAGCCGGGCATCAGCTTCTTCCGGCTTATGACCACCTTGTTATTGATGAAGCCCATCATTTGGAGGATATTGCTGGCAAGCATCTTGGTATGCAGATGAAATATTTCACATTCGCCCATACCCTCACCCGTCTCTACAAGGATAGCCGGAGCGGGCAGCTGCCTGCCCTCCGTCAGAGTCTGCAGTCTTCAGGCAGTGAGCAGGCCTCCGAATGGAGCGGTGTGATCGACCGGATCTACCCCGATCTTCTGACGGTGAAGGAATCCTGGGATGCGCTCAGCGACCGGCTCTTCAGCCTGCTGCCCGAGCGCAGCGATGCCGGAGCCGGTGAAGCAGGCCAGCTGGTGGCGCGCCTGCAGCCGGGCAAGAAGCCGAAGGATTGGGAGGAGCTGGCCGCCCTTGAGAATACACTGAACCTCAGTCTAAGCGACATTATCCGCAAGGGTGACAAAATGCTCAGTGAGATGCGTGACACGGACAGCCAATCCTCCTCGGACAGTCTTGTGACTGATATCGGCGGGTTATTCAAGGATCTGGCATCCATTAGAGAGCAGATCCGCTTTTTCATGAGTCTGAACGATGAGAATATCGTGTATTGGCTGGAGGGAAGCGGTAATTATAAGGGGAAGTCTCTGCAAATGTATGCTGTTCCCGTTGATGTCAGTACCCAGCTCAGGGAGCTGTTCTTCGACAAGAAGAAGAGTATCATCCTGACCTCGGCCACCTTATCCGTGGATAAGTCCTTCCAGTTTATGATCGATAACCTGGGTCTTGGTGAAGCTGCGGAGCAGGGTCGTCTGATGACAGCGCTGCTTCCGTCACCGTTCAAATACAGGGAGCAGGCTCTGCTGGTTATTCCCCGCGACTTCCCGAGCGTCAAGGGAAGCATAGGGGATGCCCGCTTTGTGGACACCCTCGTTCACTCTCTTGCCGAGACTGCTGTAACCACGCGGGGGCGGATGCTGGTGTTGTTCACCTCCTATAAGATGCTTCGGCAGGTCTATGATCCGCTGAAGGAGGCGCTTGCCTCCCAGGATATCGCGGTGCTCGGACAAGGTGTGGAAGGCGGCAGCCGGAGCAAGCTGATCCGCCGCTTCCAGGACAGCCCGGCCTCGGTCCTGCTGGGTACCAGCAGTTTCTGGGAAGGGGTGGATATCCCCGGAGAAGCATTGACCTGTCTGGCGATTGTCAGACTGCCGTTCCAGCCGCCGAATCACCCGCTGGCAGAAGCGAAGTCGGAGCTGCTTCAGGCACAGAAGAAGAACCCGTTCATGAAGCTGTCCGTGCCGCAGGCTGTCATCCGCTTCAAGCAGGGCTTCGGGCGGCTGGTCCGCACGGCGCAGGACCGGGGCATCGTAATTGTGTACGATACCAGAGTCATTGAATCGCATTACGGAAAGTACTTCCTGTATTCACTCCCCGGTCCCAAGATGGAGCATATGCTCACCGAGCAGATGGTCCCGAGAATTACCGAATGGCTGGAGGACGGCGGGGTTTCCTAATTCATCTGCTATTGCTATTATTAATAAGTCATGATAAACCTGAAGATCCGTTCCCGCCCTGTCCTGCCGCTCCGGCAGGCGGGGGGCACGGTTGC
The window above is part of the Paenibacillus sp. FSL H8-0048 genome. Proteins encoded here:
- the dinG gene encoding ATP-dependent DNA helicase DinG, encoding MKFAVLDFETTGTQSVGEIIQVGLAIIEEDGTISRVYGSYVKPGAPIPPFITGLTGITDSDVQDAPELDEMMMELVPLLDDVVLVGHNVAFDFHFLQNALDRCGYLPFQGRILDTIDFLKICFPSLSTYQLGAVSSHFGITHDRPHQADSDALATAIVLLKCLEELHSLPLLTIQRLNELFADEDSDLAWYFDGLLREREMETFQPEGELSFYRQLALAVGDWAELATPREEGSVNPLDNITFEEYMEEVTLRLKAVLPQYESREAQELMIHEVITALEQDKHLLIEAGTGTGKSLGYLLPAIYHSVKSDQKVMVSTHTINLQDQLRERDIPLLTSVVPFPFKASIFKGRGHYLCLRKFEHRMNKKDFTSPREEALTAAQMLVWLTQTTTGDDEELNLSGRGGDFWETVASDTDSCLGRACPWFRKCYYHRAKHEAGISDVVVTNHSKLFADVKAGHQLLPAYDHLVIDEAHHLEDIAGKHLGMQMKYFTFAHTLTRLYKDSRSGQLPALRQSLQSSGSEQASEWSGVIDRIYPDLLTVKESWDALSDRLFSLLPERSDAGAGEAGQLVARLQPGKKPKDWEELAALENTLNLSLSDIIRKGDKMLSEMRDTDSQSSSDSLVTDIGGLFKDLASIREQIRFFMSLNDENIVYWLEGSGNYKGKSLQMYAVPVDVSTQLRELFFDKKKSIILTSATLSVDKSFQFMIDNLGLGEAAEQGRLMTALLPSPFKYREQALLVIPRDFPSVKGSIGDARFVDTLVHSLAETAVTTRGRMLVLFTSYKMLRQVYDPLKEALASQDIAVLGQGVEGGSRSKLIRRFQDSPASVLLGTSSFWEGVDIPGEALTCLAIVRLPFQPPNHPLAEAKSELLQAQKKNPFMKLSVPQAVIRFKQGFGRLVRTAQDRGIVIVYDTRVIESHYGKYFLYSLPGPKMEHMLTEQMVPRITEWLEDGGVS